A window of the Harmonia axyridis chromosome 5, icHarAxyr1.1, whole genome shotgun sequence genome harbors these coding sequences:
- the LOC123680761 gene encoding protein pelota, translating to MKLIAKNVTKDGEGDVTLVPEEPEDMWHAYNLIAEGDSVRSTTIRKVQSESSTGSSTSSRVRTTLTISVETIDFDKQACMLRLKGKNIEENQFVKMNAYHTLELEMNRKFSLRKAEWDSISLDRIDEACDPSKSADVAAVIMQEGIAHVCLITSSMTLVRAKIDMNIPRKRKGFVAQHEKGLQKFYDNVLQAVLRHINFDIVKCILICSPGFVRDQFFEYMFQFAVQTDNKILLENKGKFMLVHASSGFKHSLREAMQDPAVITKISDTKAAGEVKALESFYQMLQCEPSKAFYGLKHIEKANEAQAVETLLISDKLFRCQDVKLRKEYVRLVDSIRDSGSEIKIFSSLHISGEQLEQLTGIAAILRFPMPELEDDSEEDDEE from the exons ATGAAACTAATAGCTAAGAATGTAACTAAAGATGGAGAGGG GGATGTCACCCTGGTTCCCGAAGAACCAGAAGATATGTGGCATGCCTACAATCTCATTGCGGAGGGCGATTCAGTCAGAAGTACCACTATACGAAAAGTCCAGTCAGAATCATCCACTGGCTCTTCGACATCGAGTCGAGTCAGAACCACCCTGACCATAAGTGTTGAAACAATCGATTTTGATAAACAGGCATGCATGCTTCGATTGAAaggcaaaaatattgaagagaaCCAATTCGTTAAG atGAATGCCTACCATACCTTGGAGCTAGAAATGAACCGAAAATTCTCCTTGAGAAAGGCAGAATGGGACTCTATATCATTGGATAGGATCGATGAAGCCTGTGATCCATCGAAAAGCGCTGATGTTGCTGCTGTCATTATGCAAGAAGGCATAGCCCATGTTTGCCTTATAACTTCCAGCATGACATTGGTCAGGGCGAAGATCGATATGAACATTCCTAGAAAACGAAAAGGTTTTGTTGCTCAGCATGAAAAG GGACTGCAAAAATTCTATGATAATGTGCTGCAAGCAGTTCTACGTCACATCAATTTCGACATTGTCAAATGCATCTTGATTTGTTCGCCTGGATTCGTTAGAGATCAATTCTTCGAGTATATGTTCCAGTTTGCAGTCCAGACAGACAATAAGATCCTATTAGAGAATAAGGGCAAATTCATGTTGGTGCATGCTTCCTCAGGTTTCAAACATTCTTTAAGAG AGGCTATGCAAGATCCTGCTGTTATTACCAAGATATCCGATACTAAGGCGGCAGGAGAGGTTAAAGCGCTTGAAAGTTTCTACCAAATGCTGCAATGCGAACCTTCAAAGGCTTTCTATGGCTTGAAGCACATTGAAAAGGCTAATGAGGCACAAGCCGTTGAAACCCTGCTGATTTCTGATAAATTATTTAG GTGTCAGGATGTTAAACTCAGGAAAGAATATGTCCGTTTAGTAGATTCTATAAGAGATTCCGGCAGTGAGATTAAAATATTTTCCAGTCTACACATTTCTGGGGAAC aattggaGCAGTTGACTGGAATAGCAGCCATTTTGAGATTTCCCATGCCAGAACTTGAAGACGACAgtgaagaagatgatgaagaATGA
- the LOC123680763 gene encoding U4/U6.U5 tri-snRNP-associated protein 2 has protein sequence MINQEEDEIKKIDLDARNLKRTAEEVIDESKPPIKKIKVEENYLVKKEEIDDSDSDATPIFNSNKNRLCPYLDTINRQYLDFDFEKLCSVSLTRINVYVCLVCGKYFQGRGTNTHAYTHSVAEAHHVFLNLQTLKFYCLPDNYEIVDSSLDDIKYVLNPTFTKDHISKLDASTKLSRAIDGSLYMPGIVGLNNIKANDYCNVVLQALSHVQPLRNYFLREENYCKVKRPPGDSSYLLVTRFGELMRKLWNPRNFKAHVSPHEMLQAVVLWSKKKFQFTQQGDPIDFLSWFLNALHRALNGTKKRNSSIIHQSFLGSMKIYSRKIPPTELDDKQKKTLLSTEEYMETETETPFLYLTCDLPPPPLFIDEFRENIIPQVNLYQLLNKFNGQTEKEYKTYKENFLKRFEITQLPPYLILYIKRFTKNTFFVEKNPTIVNFPVKNVDFGEFLTEEVKSKHKNTVYDLVANIVHDGEPLKGTYRVHILQKSTGKWYEMQDLHVIDILPQMITLTEAYIQIYELRT, from the coding sequence ATGATAAACCAGGAGGAAGATGAAATCAAGAAAATAGACCTCGATGCAAGAAATTTGAAGAGGACAGCCGAAGAAGTTATTGATGAAAGCAAACCGCCCATTAAGAAAATCAAAGTAGAGGAAAACTACTTAGTGAAAAAAGAGGAGATAGATGACAGCGATTCTGATGCAACCCCTATCTTTAATTCGAATAAAAATAGGTTGTGCCCATATCTTGATACAATAAATAGACAGTATTTGGATTTTGACTTCGAAAAACTTTGTTCAGTGTCACTAACAAGGATCAATGTTTATGTATGTTTAGTCTGTGGAAAGTATTTTCAAGGAAGAGGAACAAATACACACGCTTATACTCATTCTGTGGCAGAAGCACATCATGTCTTCctaaatttacaaactttgAAGTTCTATTGTTTGCCTGATAACTACGAGATTGTTGATTCTTCTTTGGATGATATTAAGTACGTATTGAATCCTACTTTCACAAAGGACCACATCAGCAAGTTAGATGCAAGTACAAAGCTGTCTAGGGCAATAGATGGATCACTTTATATGCCAGGTATAGTTGGACTGAATAACATAAAAGCTAATGATTATTGTAATGTAGTTCTACAAGCTCTATCACATGTCCAACCGCTTCGTAATTATTTTTTGCGAGAGGAAAACTACTGCAAAGTTAAAAGACCACCAGGTGACTCTTCTTATCTTCTTGTTACAAGATTTGGTGAACTGATGAGGAAATTATGGAATCCAAGGAATTTCAAGGCACATGTTTCACCACACGAGATGCTTCAAGCTGTGGTTCTCTGGAGTAAGAAGAAATTTCAGTTCACCCAACAAGGTGATCCAATTGACTTCCTTTCTTGGTTTTTGAATGCTCTCCATCGAGCTTTGAACGGAACTAAGAAAAGAAACAGCTCCATCATTCATCAGTCTTTCTTGGGAAGTATGAAGATATATTCTAGAAAGATTCCACCAACAGAGTTAGATGATAAACAGAAGAAAACCCTCCTGAGTACAGAAGAGTACATGGAGACAGAAACTGAGACACCATTCCTATACTTGACTTGTGATTTGCCTCCACCACCTCTATTTATAGATGAATTCAGGGAGAATATCATACCTCAAGTGAACCTCTATCAATTGCTAAATAAATTTAATGGTCAGACAGAGAAAGAATATAAAACCTATAaggaaaactttttgaaaagaTTTGAAATAACACAATTGCCTCCTTATTTGATTTTGTACATAAAACGTTttacaaaaaatacattttttgtagaAAAGAATCCCACTATTGTTAATTTTCCAGTGAAAAATGTCGATTTTGGGGAATTTCTAACAGAAGAAGTTAAGTCAAAACATAAAAATACTGTGTATGATCTTGTTGCTAATATTGTTCATGATGGAGAACCCTTGAAAGGAACATATAGAGTGCATATTCTGCAAAAATCTACAGGGAAATGGTACGAGATGCAAGATTTGCATGTGATTGACATATTGCCTCAGATGATTACGTTAACTGAGGCTTACATCCAAATATATGAATTAAGAACTTAA
- the LOC123680762 gene encoding T-cell immunomodulatory protein, with the protein MWRLYKWLFVHLLLVARSECSDITRQIFGSNTNGMPAAFGDFDSDELTDVFVIQDNGTTMEILLAHEEEPILRSAKPKPLKCIFDHSKITSVVPGDFDGDALMDVLVTTLNKRKSNVTNVHILWGGANHLNCSNEDHPILEMLGQPLAIDVNQDMIVDLFGENLRRERVFWIFRKDRKMPREEKMEDGHHRNVVERDELKRPHSHAFLDLNDDYTADLFITTKKGFEIWHGTEDHRRFFHVDTIPLPNAAHIGQASFIDAELRERMDLIIPVCVDGKECRNSQLLTYSEGVWQDLLVDLKDASGNLWRFAQNDGGRYTNVITLYHGDFNMDGYPDILTTLSPVDNYHPQSFLLENVPAPTTRGNHKRTYRVKWNALNPFNNGTVLATFFDFYQDGILDVILVTFDGKDYKAAAFKNSLDYDANFIKVMVLTGLTNKNNQMIMGRVGKKRRTYGTNLPGPRISYSTTTQEGNLRHAAAAQLPQSAHFSLNLPYTIFGLGRTPNFVDFLTVGLSNHSKDWPQIIPNSQMVVIPWPPSEPNKWRAQLFVTPSKLILMSVAALTGVCGLITLLIGVLYWKERQEDKKERLSESHRFHFDAM; encoded by the exons ATGTGGAGGTTGTACAAATGGTTATTTGTACATCTACTCCTCGTAGCGAGGTCAGAATGTAGCGATATAACGAGGCAAATATTCGGCTCCAACACAAATGGAATGCCAGCAGCCTTTGGCGATTTCGATTCGGACGAACTAACCGATGTTTTCGTGATCCAAGACAACGGAACAACAATGGAAATATTGCTAGCGCATGAGGAGGAACCTATTTTAAGATCTGCCAAGCCCAAACCATTAAAGTGCATCTTCGATCACTCCAAAATAACCAGTGTCGTTCCCGGAGACTTCGACGGTGACGCTCTCATGGATGTCTTGGTGACCACCTTGAACAAGAGAAAGAGTAACGTGACAAACGTACATATTTTATGGGGTGGAGCTAACCATCTGAATTGCAGCAACGAAGATCACCCGATACTTGAGATGCTGGGACAACCTTTGGCCATCGATGTCAATCAGGATATGATCGTTGATCTATTTGGTGAAAATCTTAGAAGGGAAAGAGTGTTTTGGATATTCCGCAAGGACAGAAAAATGCCTAGAGAGGAGAAGATGGAAGATGGTCACCACAGAAACGTTGTGGAGAGGGACGAATTGAAAAGGCCTCATTCTCATGCCTTTCTAG ATCTCAACGATGATTACACAGCCGACCTCTTCATAACCACCAAGAAGGGTTTCGAAATATGGCATGGCACTGAGGACCATAGGCGGTTCTTCCACGTTGATACCATCCCTCTCCCAAACGCTGCTCATATTGGCCAGGCTTCCTTCATAGACGCCGAACTTCGCGAGAGGATGGATTTGATAATCCCTGTCTGTGTCGATGGCAAAGAATGCCGCAACAGCCAGCTGTTAACCTACTCTGAAGGCGTCTGGCAAGACCTCTTGGTGGACCTCAAAGACGCTTCCGGCAACCTCTGGAGGTTTGCCCAGAACGATGGCGGCAGGTATACCAATGTCATCACCTTGTACCACGGCGACTTCAACATGGATGGCTACCCAGACATACTGACCACACTGTCACCGGTTGACAACTACCACCCGCAGTCTTTCCTCCTGGAGAATGTACCTGCCCCGACCACCAGAGGAAACCACAAGAGGACTTACAGGGTCAAATGGAACGCCCTGAACCCTTTCAACAACGGCACTGTTCTTGCCACGTTCTTCGATTTCTACCAAGACGGCATCTTAGACGTCATCCTAGTGACCTTCGATGGGAAGGACTACAAAGCTGCAGCCTTCAAGAACAGCCTGGACTACGACGCCAACTTCATAAAGGTCATGGTGTTGACCGGGCTGACCAACAAGAACAACCAGATGATCATGGGAAGAGTGGGAAAAAAACGCAGGACTTACGGTACTAACCTTCCGGGTCCCAGGATTTCCTATTCTACCACCACACAGGAAGGCAACCTAAGGCACGCAGCTGCCGCACAGTTGCCCCAATCCGCCCACTTCAGTCTGAACTTACCCTATACTATCTTCGGGTTGGGTAGGACTCCCAACTTTGTGGACTTCCTGACGGTTGGGCTGTCCAATCATTCGAAAGACTGGCCCCAGATCATCCCCAACTCTCAGATGGTGGTGATTCCTTGGCCCCCCAGTGAGCCGAACAAGTGGAGAGCTCAGCTGTTCGTAACGCCCAGCAAGTTGATCTTGATGTCCGTTGCTGCCCTTACAGGGGTTTGCGGGTTGATAACTTTACTCATAGGAGTGTTGTATTGGAAGGAGAGGCAGGAGGATAAGAAGGAGAGGTTGTCTGAATCGCACAGATTTCATTTCGATGCTATGTAG
- the LOC123680764 gene encoding kelch domain-containing protein 10 homolog — translation MYRKIICYVVFTLVQVMLVFGKMYKKEQESKKRIKKYAFRPYKFETIETFHGCKMMNLLYPQPRSGHRIGADSSNFYCIGGFNPMMAPEMVDMEQDYWLQRAFPLFQEMWRFNFASRTWHRYYNNATLPEEAVSNALVLQGNLLMVYGGTGSPFGFKCSNQLHVCNIRDELPRMMKIKTSGDLPPPMYGQAIIYHNDYLYTIGGTTGTSYTCDIHRLNLCTYEWTEVYSSRESRGRLVGRRDEPTGRYRHEVAFDGDNIFVFGGGTQWLTFELENVPTFSLTKQRWTTNRTIGDRRYGWPEPRKYHGANLITLNGLKQVFITGGTDGEQIFKDLWRLDLKTFEWTYFAKFQMPRELYFHATSTTPDGKLYIFGGILSDTDNNHLRTDMICSTWLCIPKLSEICWDAILFYQPYIVLRDPKELRNAGLPKSYVDRIPPNRCEDFIG, via the exons ATGTACCGAAAAATAATTTGCTATGTTGTATTTACCCTGGTACAAGTAATGCTTGTATTTGGGAAAATGTACAAAAAGGAACAAGAATCGAAgaagagaataaaaaaatatgcttTTCGGCCTTATAAATTTGAAACAATAGAGACTTTTCATGGGTGTAAAATGATGAACTTGTTATACCCTCAACCAAGAAGTGGTCATAGGATCGGAGCTGACTCTTCTAATTTTTACTGCATTGGTGGATTCAATCCAATGATGGCACCTGAAATGGTGGACATGGAACAAGATTATTGGCTCCAGCGTGCCTTTCCTTTGTTTCAGGAAATGTGGAGATTCAATTTTGCTTCCAGAACATGGCATCGATATTACAATAATGCTACTTTACCTGAAGAAGCAGTCTCTAATGCATTAGTGTTGCAAGGAAATTTACTAATG GTTTATGGTGGTACTGGTTCACCATTTGGTTTCAAATGTAGCAACCAATTGCATGTATGCAATATTAGGGATGAACTACCTAGAATgatgaaaatcaaaacctcaGGAGACTTACCTCCACCAATGTATGGACAAGCTATTATATACCATAATGACTATTTATACACTATAGGAGGAACAACAGGAACTTCATATACTTGTGATATACAtag atTGAATTTATGTACCTATGAATGGACAGAAGTTTATTCAAGTAGAGAAAGTAGGGGACGATTAGTGGGACGTCGTGATGAACCCACAGGAAGATATAGACATGAAGTAGCTTTCGACGGtgataatatttttgtatttggaGGTGGCACTCAATGGCTAACATTTGAATTAGAAAATGTACCCACCTTTAGTTTGACTAAACAACGTTGGACAACCAACAGGACGATTGGGGACAGGCGTTATG GTTGGCCTGAACCTAGAAAATACCACGGCGCCAATCTAATAACTCTTAATGGGCTAAAACAGGTTTTTATAACCGGTGGAACTGATGGAGAGCAGATTTTCAAGGATCTGTGGCGACTCGACTTGAAGACCTTCGAGTGGACTTATTTCGCTAAGTTTCAAATGCCGAGAGAACTCTATTTCCATGCCACTTCCACCACACCAGATGGAAAATTATACATTTTCGGGGGGATATTAAGTGATACGGACAATAATCACTTGAGAACGGATATGATCTGTTCGACGTGGTTGTGCATCCCAAAACTGAGTGAAATATGTTGGGACGCGATCCTTTTTTATCAGCCTTATATTGTTCTTCGCGATCCGAAGGAGTTGAGGAATGCAGGCTTGCCTAAAAGCTATGTCGATAGAATACCTCCCAACAGATGTGAAGATTTTATTGGTTAG